Within Caulobacter segnis, the genomic segment GCGGGGCCTTGAAGCTGAAAGGCGAGGCGACCGGCTTCGTCCTGCCACCTCGGACCGTCGTCTACGCCAGCCGCGACGAGGGTGAGTACTATCGGACCGCCTCGGCGGACGTCGGCCCCGCGCCGCATCCGGCCCTGACCGCCAGCTCGGACAAGGAGACGATGGCCGACCTGCCGGTGACCGCCTTGGTCCCCGGCGCGGCGGTGCTGATCGCCGAGTCCGACCGCCTGGACTATCCCCGCGCCATGCTGAGGGCCCAGGGTGGGACCCTGGTGACGCACATGATGCGCTATCCGGCCCGGGCCGACGGCTATTCGGGACCCGGCGACACGCCGCCCGAGGACAGCTTCGACTTCGCGGTCGGCCAGGCCAGCCCCTGGCGCGTGCTGGTGGTCGCCGACAACGAGGCGGGCCTGGTCGAGCGCGCCGACCTGATCACCACCCTGGCCAGTCCCAATCGCCTGGGCGACGTCTCGTGGATCAAGCCAGGCCGCGCGGTGCGGGTGCGCAAGCCCTACGGCATGGCCGGGACGATGGACGTCATCGCCTTCGCCGCCGCACGCAAGCTCGACTACATCGAGTTCGACGCCCACTGGTACGGCGACGGCACCGACCCCAGTGACGCCACCCAGGCCATTCCGGCCCTGGACATGCCGGCCATCGTCGCCGCGGCGCGCGCGAAGGGGCTGGGCGTCATCCTCTATGTCGACCGCGTGCCGGTCATGCGCCAGCGCGACGCCATCCTGGCCACCTACAAGGCCTGGGGCGTGGCGGGGATCAAGTTCGGCTTCGTCTGGGAAGGGCGGCAGTCGGACAACCGGTTCATCGCCGACCTGGTCCGCGCGTGCGGCGAGCACAAGCTGCTGGTGAACCTGCACGACAACCTGCGTCCGGCCGGGCTGGAGCGGACCTATCCCAACTACGTCGCCCTGGAGGGCGTGCGCGGCAACGAGCAGTTCCCGACCGCGCGCCACAACGTCACCCTGCCGTTCACCCGGGCCGTGGCGGGGCCGATCGACTACACCATCTGCTACGCCCACGCGCGCAACCAGACGACCAACGCCCACCAGCTGGCGATGGCGGCCGTCTACTATAACCCGCTGACCTTCCTCTATTGGTACGACGCGCCCGAGAAATACGCGGGCAAGCCATGGCCGGAGCTGGCCTGGTTCGACGAATGCCCGACGACCTGGGACGAGACCCGGGCCCTGGCCGGCAAGATCGGCGAGTACGTCGTGGTGGCCCGCCGCAGCGGCGATCGCTGGTTCCTGGGCGCGATGACCAACGAGACGCCGCGCGTGCTGAAGATCCCGCTGGATTTCCTGGGCAAGGGAACGCGCCGGGCGCGGGTGTTCGCCGACGGCGAGGCCGGCGCCCCGGCGAACCAGACGCCGGTGATGGTCTCCGAAAGCCGCGTGGATGGGACCGGTATCCTGACCCTTGACCTCAAGCCCAGCGGCGGCCAAGCCGTGCTCTTCGAAGCGGCTGAGACCGGGGCATGAAGAAGCGATCGATCCTGTTGGCCCTGGTCCTGCTGAGCGCATCGCCGGCCCTGGCGGCCGAACAAAAGGCTTGGCTGCCCGACCAGGGCGACGGGACCTATCGCAACCCGGTGCTGGCCGGAGACTATTCCGACCCCGACGTGGTGCGGGTGGGCCCGTATTACTACCTGACCGCCTCGTCGTTCACGAACACCCCGGGCCTGCCGATCCTGCGTTCGACCGACCTGGTCAACTGGACGCTGATCGGTCACGCCCTGACCGACATCCCGCCCGTCGCCCACCACAGGACGCCCCGGCGCGGTGGCGGGGTCTGGGCCCCGGCCATCCGGCATCACGGCGGCAAGTTCATGATCTACTACCCCGATCCGGACTTCGGGGTGTTTCTGGTCACGGCCAAGGACCCGGCCGGGCCGTGGTCCGAGCCGGTGCTGGTCGACGACGCCAAGGGCATGATCGATCCCGCGCCGTTCTGGGACGACGACGGCCAGGGCTGGATGGTCCATGGCTGGGCCCGCTCGCGCGCCGGCTTCGCCAACGTCATCAGCCTGCGCCGTCTGAACGCCGCCGGCGACAAGGCGGTGGGCGAGCGACTCAAGATCATCGAGGCCGACACCCTGCCGCCGGTGAAGACCTCGCGCGGACCGTTCCCGTGGATGACCACCGAGGGGCCCAAGCTCTACAAGCGCGACGGCTGGTACTACGTCTTCGCCCCTTCGGGCAGCGTGAAGGGCGGCTGGCAGGGCGTGTTCCGGTCGCGCAAGCTGACCGGTCCCTGGGAGGGCCGCGACGTGCTGGACCAGGGCAAGACCGAGGTCAACGGCCCGCACCAGGGCGCCTGGGTCACCACCCCGACCGGCGAGGATTGGTTCCTGCATTTCCAGGACTACGACTCCTACGGCCGTCGCGTCTGGCTGGAGCCGATGGTCTGGAAGGGCGGCTGGCCGGTGATCGGCGCGGATGCGGACGGCGACGGCATCGGCGAGCCGGTGCTGGTCCACAAGAAGCCCAAGAGCGCCGCCGCCCCGGCGATCACCGCC encodes:
- a CDS encoding glycoside hydrolase family 43 protein, which produces MKKRSILLALVLLSASPALAAEQKAWLPDQGDGTYRNPVLAGDYSDPDVVRVGPYYYLTASSFTNTPGLPILRSTDLVNWTLIGHALTDIPPVAHHRTPRRGGGVWAPAIRHHGGKFMIYYPDPDFGVFLVTAKDPAGPWSEPVLVDDAKGMIDPAPFWDDDGQGWMVHGWARSRAGFANVISLRRLNAAGDKAVGERLKIIEADTLPPVKTSRGPFPWMTTEGPKLYKRDGWYYVFAPSGSVKGGWQGVFRSRKLTGPWEGRDVLDQGKTEVNGPHQGAWVTTPTGEDWFLHFQDYDSYGRRVWLEPMVWKGGWPVIGADADGDGIGEPVLVHKKPKSAAAPAITAPVDSDAFDGKLNLGWQWNSNAQADWADFKAAPGKLRLKSISGSENLWEAGAVLTQKLPAERFTATTRLTLTPRAVGEQAGLVMFGADYAWIGLRNGKDGLSLVRVDRPGADASKPQRETTVLEKAPDTVWLRLSAEPTTVAEPPPGFTPFWPSMLRSVHAKVSFSYSLDGVTYQPVGEPFVSKPGRWVGAQMGVFAQAPAGTPSNTSTRIGWADVENFQVGP
- a CDS encoding glycoside hydrolase family 97 protein, with product MLAGAGAALLAGPAWAKGDGHEIVSPDGRLRLRLGLGAKGPVWSVTRASKPILAASPMGLVTADGQRLGHGARVAGSSRRREGGDWVPPYGIRRRYDQTCSELTVEFVQPDTGVRFAVVARAYDRGCAVRYVLRHAPGGALKLKGEATGFVLPPRTVVYASRDEGEYYRTASADVGPAPHPALTASSDKETMADLPVTALVPGAAVLIAESDRLDYPRAMLRAQGGTLVTHMMRYPARADGYSGPGDTPPEDSFDFAVGQASPWRVLVVADNEAGLVERADLITTLASPNRLGDVSWIKPGRAVRVRKPYGMAGTMDVIAFAAARKLDYIEFDAHWYGDGTDPSDATQAIPALDMPAIVAAARAKGLGVILYVDRVPVMRQRDAILATYKAWGVAGIKFGFVWEGRQSDNRFIADLVRACGEHKLLVNLHDNLRPAGLERTYPNYVALEGVRGNEQFPTARHNVTLPFTRAVAGPIDYTICYAHARNQTTNAHQLAMAAVYYNPLTFLYWYDAPEKYAGKPWPELAWFDECPTTWDETRALAGKIGEYVVVARRSGDRWFLGAMTNETPRVLKIPLDFLGKGTRRARVFADGEAGAPANQTPVMVSESRVDGTGILTLDLKPSGGQAVLFEAAETGA